In Candidatus Bathyarchaeia archaeon, the following are encoded in one genomic region:
- a CDS encoding NosD domain-containing protein → MINWKILPLVVFFLGMFYFGSLRIGNLHMNVLSLASGVVIRVPSDYSSITEALAHALDGDTIIVEPGTYNEYRMEVNRTVKIIGMDREGVIVNGGGTSDFIFKINAHNAVIENLTLQNTILTGEVASAVYLYNVMNVTVDNLIVKNVLHGLQLVRSNFSQILNNHFMECNRGVFIRDSSCNSTIVGNTFENVSMVIYIADSNSQYTKVFHNNFVSTNLTVFAATSFFDGGYPLGGNYWSNHFAVDFNHGVEQNLIGSDGIFDEAYPSFDDPLDRYPLAHPFLMFDVDVEDKSFEVYISSNATLNSYNLNVSEKSLVLILNGVAGSSGSCRVVIPKELLSSGSLGDWSVLCDGENVPYLYPYEDEYFTYLYYSYVQSTSSKIQINGTWVVTEFSVLTVLFMFCILLIMGIKIKCLNV, encoded by the coding sequence ATGATTAATTGGAAAATTCTTCCGTTGGTCGTCTTTTTTTTGGGTATGTTCTATTTTGGGTCGTTGCGTATTGGGAATTTGCATATGAATGTGCTTTCTCTCGCAAGCGGTGTAGTTATACGTGTTCCAAGTGACTACTCGAGTATAACTGAGGCTTTGGCTCATGCCTTGGATGGTGATACAATTATTGTTGAGCCCGGTACATATAATGAATATCGTATGGAGGTGAATAGAACAGTAAAGATAATTGGGATGGACCGTGAGGGAGTTATAGTTAATGGTGGTGGAACAAGCGATTTTATATTTAAGATCAATGCTCATAATGCTGTGATAGAGAATTTGACATTACAAAACACGATTCTGACTGGGGAGGTTGCTTCTGCTGTTTATCTGTACAATGTTATGAACGTGACGGTAGATAATTTGATAGTCAAGAATGTTTTGCATGGGCTTCAGCTTGTAAGATCGAATTTTTCTCAGATTTTAAATAATCATTTTATGGAATGTAATCGTGGCGTTTTTATTCGAGATTCAAGTTGTAACAGCACTATTGTTGGTAATACCTTTGAAAATGTCTCTATGGTTATTTACATTGCCGATTCTAATTCTCAGTATACTAAAGTATTTCATAATAATTTTGTGAGCACGAATCTAACAGTCTTTGCTGCGACGAGCTTCTTTGATGGTGGATATCCGTTAGGTGGTAATTATTGGAGCAATCACTTTGCTGTGGATTTTAATCATGGGGTCGAGCAGAATTTGATTGGAAGTGATGGCATTTTTGATGAGGCATATCCATCATTTGATGACCCGTTGGATAGATATCCATTGGCACATCCTTTCTTGATGTTTGATGTGGATGTTGAGGATAAGAGTTTTGAAGTGTATATTTCTTCGAATGCAACTTTAAATTCCTACAATCTCAATGTCTCTGAAAAATCGTTAGTTTTGATTCTAAATGGCGTTGCAGGAAGTAGTGGTTCTTGTAGAGTGGTAATTCCCAAAGAATTGCTGTCTTCTGGTTCTCTGGGTGACTGGAGTGTTTTGTGCGATGGGGAAAACGTGCCCTATTTGTATCCGTATGAAGACGAATATTTTACATATTTGTATTATAGTTATGTGCAATCTACGTCTAGCAAAATTCAGATAAATGGAACATGGGTTGTTACTGAGTTTTCTGTTTTGACGGTTTTGTTTATGTTTTGCATTTTGCTTATCATGGGAATAAAGATTAAGTGTTTGAATGTGTAG
- a CDS encoding right-handed parallel beta-helix repeat-containing protein — MKNQIAVVALLLILLLSAIPIMLTTKSAEATPSGPSLMVDDTQNKINAMIGAKSGSNFTDKATATNVGSEELNGLLLGVFAKEIGGTLTPGDGTGWWSLDGVIWYLAPPLEVSSYLDYQVEVITGPVGGVTLPVGAFMTQYGKVRFNRDVSNQVEFLVVIFKDVNGDRKLSDVDIVVSSGDFPVKLDIWIWWTTEIEDQGLFYDTIKAAIDAASTGQTIFVYDGTYNEALYINKSLTLKAASNPVITGAQMRATNYGNRQATIFVENALNVVLEGLDIEGQGLGIPSGTKSYAILYENSSGSIRNCIASPNTIGDMYSAAVAFWDNSVVTIEKCLIRNFGRIGIYSNNATSIIQDNEIIGQVYSLDNQVNYGIEIEDYTGPSVAEIVRNKIYDCNNTHPSPLWSSAAIIVDIWMYYNQGSMMPSTVTIENNEIYNNYEAIEITKGMLSHAHYNNIYNNPYGIFNWGANYNADNATFDARFNWWGDTSGPYHSTTNPSGLGGEIGDNVKYSPWLGASFATTPRTYHVNPTGTIQEAVSEASSGDTVIVHSGTYDEQVVIAKSLTLQGMGDSTIVKPSSAGKLATVLDGHWWGTSKQVAGIIVANVATGSGVIVKKLKIDGESVTTRPTGADFVAGIFYRETGGLIDSVNITGITVTDAGTAVRGYGIYLSAVANTVAVEIKGSTLTNYDKNGIDVHGSKLTINIHDNNFTGRGPLPSGDEVQNGIVVMDGAKGTINRNRISDHIYTPETWWGAGILFMDSSGSATKNIITNCQIGIIYQDSSGSADGNIVNGGSVGLLGIWAQYTKAGTWLVTFTSNTINGVHDTSGYENAATGVQSWAENAFITVKIENNQLSGDRLTSADGIFIGDFPEYEPAGEITATITNNIVSGWQHGIRLVSSITAAIIKGNTIFNNLGHGIYVESAVDVAGVYVNLNNIQSNDEYGILNGGTGVLDARFNWWGDSTGPYHETSWEYMGEPYGPHFGLGDNVSDYVLYDPWLEYYVPLPQPTMRVEPSSYQALRLNETFNINVTLSNLSVGWRTAGVQFRLQFNSTLLEVVSVIEGPFMKQHGETLFFYYVEYGDPFYGDNIIVGVVLLPQEEGEWTEWPSGTGTIATITFRAKYQPRGLDKPKSTCDLKLDDTLIMSSEGERITHSVQHGYYEILPVHIADVNFDRRINMDDLMIIVNAFGAYPGHPRWNPIADITLDGRVSMGDIIEVVTNFGKVY; from the coding sequence ATGAAAAACCAAATAGCAGTAGTAGCGTTGCTTCTGATACTCCTTTTAAGCGCTATACCGATTATGCTAACGACAAAATCTGCTGAAGCAACCCCTAGTGGACCAAGTCTGATGGTAGATGACACACAAAACAAAATCAACGCTATGATCGGTGCCAAAAGTGGGTCAAATTTTACAGATAAAGCCACAGCAACCAATGTTGGTAGCGAAGAGCTAAATGGACTGCTTCTAGGCGTCTTCGCTAAAGAGATAGGCGGGACACTTACTCCAGGAGATGGCACTGGCTGGTGGTCTCTTGATGGTGTGATATGGTATCTTGCTCCGCCACTTGAAGTTTCTTCATACTTGGACTATCAAGTGGAAGTTATCACTGGTCCTGTTGGAGGAGTCACTTTACCTGTCGGGGCTTTTATGACACAGTATGGAAAAGTTCGGTTCAATAGAGACGTAAGCAATCAGGTTGAGTTTTTGGTGGTGATATTTAAAGACGTTAATGGTGACCGTAAGCTATCTGATGTAGACATTGTTGTCTCTAGTGGAGATTTTCCAGTGAAGCTTGACATCTGGATTTGGTGGACGACTGAAATTGAAGATCAAGGACTGTTTTACGACACAATTAAAGCAGCAATAGACGCTGCAAGCACGGGGCAGACAATTTTTGTCTATGATGGAACATACAATGAAGCCTTGTACATTAACAAAAGCCTCACTTTGAAAGCCGCAAGCAATCCAGTCATCACTGGCGCGCAAATGCGTGCTACTAATTATGGAAACAGACAAGCTACAATATTTGTTGAGAACGCCTTAAATGTTGTTTTGGAAGGCTTAGATATAGAGGGTCAAGGATTAGGCATACCTTCTGGTACTAAAAGCTATGCAATATTATATGAAAATTCCAGTGGATCGATCAGAAACTGCATAGCGTCTCCAAACACAATAGGCGATATGTATTCAGCAGCGGTGGCTTTCTGGGATAATTCTGTTGTAACAATTGAGAAGTGCTTAATCAGAAATTTTGGAAGAATTGGCATATACTCAAACAATGCTACTTCTATAATACAAGATAACGAAATAATTGGACAGGTCTACAGTCTAGACAATCAAGTTAACTATGGAATTGAGATCGAAGACTACACCGGCCCCTCTGTAGCTGAGATAGTCAGAAATAAAATATACGATTGTAACAACACTCATCCAAGTCCGCTTTGGTCATCCGCAGCAATAATTGTTGATATTTGGATGTATTACAATCAAGGCAGCATGATGCCCTCCACAGTTACCATAGAAAACAACGAAATTTACAACAACTACGAAGCAATTGAAATAACAAAAGGCATGTTATCTCATGCCCATTATAACAATATTTACAACAACCCATATGGCATCTTCAACTGGGGCGCCAATTACAATGCAGACAATGCAACATTTGATGCGCGTTTCAACTGGTGGGGCGACACAAGCGGACCTTACCATTCCACAACAAACCCGTCTGGACTTGGAGGCGAAATTGGTGATAATGTTAAATATAGTCCATGGCTTGGAGCATCGTTTGCAACTACTCCAAGAACTTATCATGTAAACCCAACGGGTACTATTCAAGAGGCTGTCAGTGAAGCAAGTTCAGGAGACACCGTGATAGTCCACTCTGGAACATACGATGAACAAGTAGTAATTGCTAAGAGTTTGACTCTTCAAGGCATGGGCGACAGTACGATTGTAAAGCCTTCTTCCGCAGGGAAGCTTGCCACAGTGCTTGATGGGCATTGGTGGGGCACATCTAAACAAGTAGCCGGCATTATTGTTGCAAACGTTGCCACAGGAAGCGGTGTCATCGTGAAAAAACTGAAAATAGACGGGGAAAGCGTGACTACTCGACCAACAGGCGCAGATTTCGTCGCTGGAATCTTTTATCGCGAAACTGGCGGTTTGATCGACTCAGTCAATATTACAGGGATAACCGTTACCGATGCGGGTACTGCAGTAAGAGGTTACGGCATCTATCTTTCTGCGGTAGCTAATACCGTCGCTGTTGAAATAAAAGGCTCCACGCTAACAAACTACGACAAAAACGGCATCGATGTCCACGGTAGCAAACTCACAATTAACATTCATGACAACAACTTTACCGGTCGAGGACCTTTGCCTTCCGGAGACGAAGTCCAAAATGGCATTGTTGTTATGGACGGTGCGAAAGGAACTATAAACCGTAATAGGATAAGTGACCACATTTACACTCCCGAAACTTGGTGGGGTGCTGGAATCCTGTTTATGGATAGCAGTGGTTCAGCCACTAAAAACATCATAACTAACTGCCAAATTGGAATTATCTATCAAGACAGTAGCGGTTCAGCAGACGGAAACATCGTGAACGGTGGAAGCGTCGGGCTATTAGGCATATGGGCACAGTACACTAAAGCAGGAACTTGGCTGGTGACTTTTACAAGCAATACTATAAACGGAGTTCATGATACGTCAGGATATGAAAACGCAGCAACAGGTGTTCAAAGCTGGGCTGAAAATGCGTTTATCACTGTAAAAATAGAAAATAACCAGCTTTCAGGCGACAGACTAACATCTGCTGACGGCATTTTTATCGGGGACTTTCCAGAATACGAGCCTGCTGGTGAAATAACCGCCACAATAACGAACAATATCGTTTCTGGATGGCAGCACGGCATCCGTTTGGTAAGCTCGATAACTGCTGCAATTATTAAGGGCAATACTATTTTCAATAATCTCGGACACGGCATCTACGTCGAATCAGCTGTAGATGTTGCTGGCGTCTACGTTAACCTCAATAACATACAAAGCAATGATGAATACGGCATTTTGAACGGCGGAACAGGCGTTCTTGACGCACGCTTCAACTGGTGGGGCGACTCCACAGGTCCTTATCATGAAACAAGCTGGGAGTACATGGGTGAGCCTTATGGTCCACATTTCGGTTTGGGAGACAACGTAAGCGACTACGTCCTGTACGACCCATGGCTTGAGTATTACGTGCCGCTTCCACAACCCACAATGCGAGTGGAACCAAGCAGCTATCAAGCTCTTAGGTTGAACGAAACTTTCAATATTAATGTAACCTTAAGCAACCTAAGTGTAGGTTGGAGAACGGCGGGTGTTCAGTTTAGGCTACAGTTCAATAGCACATTACTAGAAGTCGTAAGCGTAATCGAAGGACCTTTCATGAAACAACATGGTGAAACACTATTCTTTTACTACGTTGAATATGGAGATCCTTTCTATGGAGACAATATAATTGTAGGTGTCGTTCTACTACCTCAAGAAGAAGGTGAATGGACGGAGTGGCCTAGCGGTACAGGAACAATAGCTACTATAACATTTCGAGCGAAGTATCAGCCTAGAGGGCTAGACAAGCCAAAGTCCACTTGCGATTTGAAACTTGATGACACTTTAATAATGAGTAGTGAAGGAGAACGAATTACTCACAGCGTTCAACATGGATACTACGAAATTCTGCCAGTTCACATTGCAGATGTAAACTTTGACCGAAGAATCAACATGGATGATCTGATGATAATTGTAAACGCTTTTGGCGCTTATCCTGGGCATCCAAGATGGAATCCAATCGCAGATATAACTTTAGATGGAAGAGTTTCAATGGGCGACATAATTGAAGTTGTGACAAACTTTGGGAAAGTCTACTAA